A genomic window from Bdellovibrio sp. SKB1291214 includes:
- a CDS encoding lytic transglycosylase domain-containing protein, whose translation MKRTWVAAFLTFQISVSAFAEANFKAAVPTPTNPVAQPNALTLKEKLKALTARQTHVQSDNLIFDLPVTYNKKVSKWVAYYQVRGNKWFREWLQRSYKYMPFIQSELRKANLPTDLAYMVMIESGFAPNAVSTAAAVGPWQFIEPTGVRYGLSKNWWLDERRDLQKSTTAAIKYLKDLHEEFGSWYLVAASYNMGENGLRRQIKKYGTKDYWTLIKLSALPVETQEYVPKILAAMLISKAPNLYGFRDLEKMDPLEYETIFVPGGTDINSLADHLGVTRKSLKDLNAELYLGYIPRQVAKHAIRVPKGAALMASSFANR comes from the coding sequence ATGAAAAGAACGTGGGTAGCAGCTTTCCTGACATTTCAGATTTCCGTTTCTGCCTTTGCAGAAGCCAATTTCAAAGCGGCAGTACCAACGCCCACAAATCCAGTCGCGCAGCCAAACGCTCTGACTTTAAAAGAAAAATTGAAGGCATTAACAGCGCGCCAAACTCACGTACAATCGGACAATCTGATCTTTGATTTACCTGTGACGTACAATAAGAAAGTCAGCAAGTGGGTCGCTTACTATCAGGTTCGTGGCAATAAATGGTTTCGTGAATGGTTGCAGCGCTCTTACAAGTATATGCCTTTTATTCAATCTGAACTTAGAAAAGCCAACCTTCCAACAGATCTGGCTTATATGGTGATGATCGAAAGCGGATTTGCACCAAATGCGGTAAGCACGGCGGCTGCGGTAGGGCCTTGGCAGTTTATCGAACCAACTGGAGTTCGCTATGGTCTTAGCAAAAACTGGTGGTTGGATGAACGCCGCGATTTGCAAAAGAGCACGACGGCGGCGATTAAATATTTGAAAGATCTGCATGAAGAATTCGGCTCTTGGTACCTTGTCGCTGCAAGCTACAACATGGGCGAAAACGGCTTACGTCGTCAGATCAAAAAATATGGAACAAAGGATTACTGGACGCTCATTAAACTTTCTGCACTTCCTGTAGAAACTCAAGAGTACGTTCCTAAAATCCTTGCTGCTATGTTGATCTCCAAAGCTCCTAACCTTTACGGCTTTCGTGACCTTGAAAAAATGGATCCCCTTGAGTACGAAACCATTTTTGTTCCTGGCGGCACTGACATAAACTCACTTGCCGATCATTTGGGTGTCACAAGAAAATCACTAAAAGATTTGAATGCCGAGCTGTATCTAGGGTACATTCCTCGTCAGGTTGCAAAGCACGCTATCCGTGTACCAAAGGGTGCAGCGTTGATGGCGTCGAGTTTTGCGAATCGTTAG
- a CDS encoding metallophosphoesterase, whose protein sequence is MAAFRAIIVALFFAVFMYVTHQMVRYADLSVGQTLFIVGFLGILFGIVISMPLFFWSRSESRSEPKPWRDPYFSAAHFSMAYISFLLTFIILRDIAGFVLNYTNPEFVGAQLYGTQATGMLLVIPLILLLLGTLVVRLGVKVIKVEIPFKNLPEGLNGLRLLHITDLHVAPGLPIPFVQKLVDKTNSLNADLVIFTGDILDDHAGRHIPEFDILKKIQSKFGTYYVPGNHEYYWNIESSLAAFRGIGYHVLLNQTETLQVNGSALQISGIADPAARQFGHEPADLEKLVSQQKAEAFKIFLAHQPAIADKACDKGFDLQLSGHTHGGQFFPWNFLIVFFQRYPKGLYSLKNMRLYVNQGTGYWGPSLRLGTFCELTEITLKKA, encoded by the coding sequence ATGGCAGCATTTCGCGCAATCATCGTCGCTCTATTCTTTGCGGTCTTCATGTACGTCACTCACCAAATGGTGAGATACGCTGACTTATCTGTGGGCCAAACTCTTTTCATCGTCGGTTTTTTGGGAATTTTATTTGGTATTGTGATCTCGATGCCTTTGTTTTTCTGGTCGCGAAGTGAATCTCGCAGCGAACCAAAACCATGGCGCGATCCGTACTTCAGTGCAGCCCATTTTTCCATGGCGTACATCAGCTTTTTGCTGACGTTTATCATCCTTCGCGACATAGCGGGCTTTGTATTGAACTATACCAATCCCGAGTTTGTCGGGGCTCAACTTTACGGAACACAGGCGACAGGAATGTTGTTGGTGATTCCATTGATTCTTTTGCTTTTGGGAACTCTGGTTGTCCGCCTGGGTGTTAAAGTCATTAAAGTCGAGATCCCGTTTAAGAACTTGCCCGAGGGTCTAAATGGTTTGCGACTTCTTCACATCACAGATTTGCACGTGGCACCCGGCTTACCCATTCCATTTGTTCAAAAGCTTGTGGATAAAACGAATAGTTTGAATGCAGATTTAGTGATCTTTACGGGCGATATTCTGGATGACCATGCTGGTCGCCATATCCCAGAATTTGATATTCTAAAAAAGATTCAGTCAAAATTTGGTACGTACTATGTGCCGGGGAATCATGAGTACTATTGGAATATTGAAAGCAGCTTGGCTGCCTTTCGCGGGATTGGGTACCACGTCTTGTTAAATCAGACTGAAACTCTTCAAGTTAACGGCTCCGCGCTGCAAATTTCAGGAATTGCAGACCCAGCCGCTCGTCAATTCGGTCATGAACCTGCCGACCTGGAAAAGCTAGTTTCCCAGCAAAAAGCCGAGGCGTTTAAGATTTTTTTAGCACATCAGCCGGCTATTGCTGATAAGGCTTGCGATAAAGGCTTTGATTTACAGCTTTCCGGCCATACTCATGGCGGTCAGTTCTTTCCTTGGAACTTTTTAATCGTATTCTTTCAGCGTTATCCCAAGGGCCTTTACAGCCTTAAAAACATGCGGCTGTATGTCAATCAGGGTACAGGTTACTGGGGCCCCAGCCTGCGCTTAGGAACCTTCTGCGAACTGACTGAAATTACTCTGAAAAAAGCATGA
- a CDS encoding KH domain-containing protein, with protein MSEQEKLDARETGKKILHSILHEMLDHAEKVCVEYSVGDRTTVYKVNCHPQSLGQLIGSKGKNIGGIRAVISAMMARKGIRAIIEIPYVAHNNTRMEFSE; from the coding sequence ATGTCTGAGCAAGAGAAATTAGACGCGAGAGAGACTGGCAAAAAAATCTTACATTCAATTCTGCATGAGATGTTGGATCACGCTGAAAAAGTTTGCGTGGAATATTCTGTTGGCGATCGTACAACAGTTTATAAAGTAAATTGCCATCCGCAAAGCCTGGGTCAGTTGATTGGTTCTAAGGGCAAAAATATTGGCGGTATTCGCGCTGTGATTTCAGCTATGATGGCTCGCAAAGGCATCCGTGCTATTATCGAGATTCCCTATGTTGCTCACAACAACACTCGCATGGAATTTAGCGAGTAG
- a CDS encoding CinA family protein has product MTENRDKKLQELIRSLRDQKLTVGFAESCTGGALSAFLTEQAGISDIFLGSVVSYSNEAKVDLLGVRRDTLMQEGAVSESVARQMAHGVRRQLKTDWSVAVTGIAGPSGGTPTKPVGTVCFAIAGPNFESSRKELFSGDRKAIQQAAVDLSVSWLCEVLDKK; this is encoded by the coding sequence ATGACTGAGAATCGCGACAAGAAACTACAAGAACTTATTCGATCCCTTCGCGACCAAAAACTCACAGTGGGTTTTGCGGAAAGTTGTACTGGAGGTGCACTTTCGGCTTTTTTGACAGAGCAAGCAGGTATATCCGACATCTTTTTAGGCTCTGTGGTTTCTTACTCTAACGAGGCGAAGGTGGATCTTCTGGGGGTCCGTCGAGACACTCTCATGCAAGAGGGTGCGGTGAGCGAGTCAGTCGCTCGTCAAATGGCGCACGGAGTGCGTCGACAGCTAAAAACTGATTGGTCTGTGGCAGTCACAGGTATTGCTGGTCCGAGTGGTGGAACACCCACAAAGCCAGTAGGCACTGTATGCTTTGCTATTGCTGGGCCGAACTTTGAATCATCTCGAAAAGAATTATTTTCGGGTGATCGCAAAGCAATCCAGCAAGCGGCTGTAGACTTGTCCGTAAGTTGGCTGTGTGAAGTTCTCGACAAGAAATAG
- a CDS encoding DUF2388 domain-containing protein — protein sequence MKSILVSLVVIAFTASAFAGPGHGHGGPGYGRGPGHGGHHGPPHHGGRHDDNDAGLIAAIFLSVSGVLLTSSTACDSSQSCAYKQIIADSKDDAAVYIATEGDVKGVKLVRSLELLRNLAPEVESSDMELAEEIINW from the coding sequence ATGAAAAGTATCTTGGTATCTCTTGTAGTAATTGCATTCACTGCTTCTGCATTCGCGGGTCCTGGCCATGGTCATGGTGGCCCAGGTTACGGTCGCGGTCCTGGACATGGTGGGCATCACGGTCCTCCACATCATGGTGGTCGTCATGATGACAATGATGCAGGTTTGATCGCTGCAATTTTCTTGTCTGTGTCTGGCGTGCTTTTGACGTCTTCTACTGCTTGTGATTCATCACAATCCTGCGCATACAAACAAATCATCGCGGATTCAAAAGACGATGCTGCTGTTTACATTGCAACTGAAGGTGATGTGAAAGGTGTGAAGCTTGTTCGTTCTTTGGAGTTGTTGCGCAACCTTGCGCCTGAAGTTGAAAGTTCCGACATGGAACTGGCTGAAGAAATCATTAACTGGTAA
- a CDS encoding AMP-binding protein translates to MALSNEFIKARDFLILHRADYEYATREFKWPELVNFNWALDYFDPMAEGNNNLALWVTGEHGKEEKYSFADISARSSQVANYLRRLGLKRGDHVLLYMGNETALWELMLACVKLGAVMIPTSPLISLDELQDRLIRGDVKLIATTVHEAGNFDVQSPTAIKLVVNGKAEGWQDYSEATRESADFAPEGDTKATDPLLMYFTPGASAKPKIVEHTHASYPIGHLSTMYWMGLRPGDIHLNAASPGWSMHAWGSFFAPWNAEATVFVHKHERFDAQVMLETMERYGVTSVCAPPTVWRMLANEDLARYKLKLREAVSEGEPVEMELISKFKESWGVTIRDGYGQTETTAVIGNTPAQNIDPHTMGRPLPGYNVVLLNRDNAVDSEGEICIDLANNPAGIMSGYRDSDLAKTPTATYYRTGDTATRDEQGAYIFQGRTDDTFKCSDYRVNPVEIETVLLEHPAVREVAVIPSPHALRQNVPKAVIFLAKGMEPTRELALQILNHSRSRLTPFKRIRRIEFSDLPKTTSGKIRRVELRVREQKRVAGNEKSQYEFWEEDFKAVLPESWAQDVP, encoded by the coding sequence GTGGCATTAAGTAACGAATTTATCAAGGCTCGTGACTTCTTAATTCTTCATCGCGCGGATTATGAGTATGCCACTAGGGAATTTAAATGGCCTGAGTTGGTGAATTTCAATTGGGCTCTGGACTATTTTGATCCCATGGCTGAAGGAAACAACAACCTCGCACTTTGGGTCACTGGAGAGCACGGCAAAGAAGAAAAATACAGTTTTGCAGATATCTCCGCCCGCTCCTCTCAAGTTGCTAATTATCTGCGCAGACTAGGACTGAAACGTGGTGACCATGTGCTTTTGTATATGGGGAATGAGACTGCCTTGTGGGAATTGATGCTGGCTTGTGTAAAGCTGGGCGCAGTAATGATTCCGACAAGTCCATTGATTTCTTTGGATGAGTTGCAAGATCGACTTATTCGGGGTGACGTAAAACTAATCGCTACGACAGTGCATGAAGCTGGTAATTTTGACGTGCAATCGCCAACGGCCATAAAATTAGTAGTGAATGGCAAGGCAGAAGGTTGGCAGGACTATTCCGAAGCCACGCGCGAAAGTGCCGACTTTGCACCCGAAGGCGATACCAAAGCAACTGACCCGCTGTTGATGTATTTTACTCCGGGGGCAAGTGCCAAACCTAAAATTGTCGAACACACTCACGCGAGCTATCCGATAGGTCATCTGTCGACGATGTATTGGATGGGATTAAGACCTGGCGATATTCATTTGAATGCGGCTTCACCAGGTTGGTCGATGCATGCTTGGGGCAGTTTTTTCGCGCCTTGGAATGCTGAAGCCACAGTGTTCGTTCACAAACATGAAAGGTTCGATGCGCAGGTCATGCTTGAGACGATGGAAAGATATGGGGTCACGTCAGTTTGCGCGCCACCAACAGTTTGGCGCATGCTCGCTAACGAAGATTTGGCACGTTATAAACTAAAACTTCGTGAAGCCGTTAGTGAAGGTGAGCCTGTTGAAATGGAGTTGATTTCAAAATTCAAGGAAAGCTGGGGAGTCACGATCCGAGATGGTTATGGACAAACTGAAACGACGGCTGTGATTGGGAATACTCCGGCACAGAATATCGATCCACATACCATGGGACGACCGCTGCCAGGATATAACGTCGTTTTATTAAATCGTGATAACGCAGTGGATTCGGAAGGTGAAATCTGCATTGATCTCGCGAACAACCCAGCGGGAATCATGTCTGGTTATCGCGATTCTGATTTGGCTAAGACGCCAACGGCGACCTATTATCGTACGGGAGATACCGCTACTCGCGATGAACAAGGAGCATATATTTTCCAAGGTCGCACGGATGACACATTCAAGTGTTCTGACTACCGCGTGAATCCTGTGGAGATCGAAACTGTATTGCTAGAGCATCCTGCTGTGCGCGAGGTTGCGGTGATTCCAAGTCCGCATGCCTTGAGGCAAAATGTCCCGAAGGCTGTAATCTTTTTAGCTAAAGGTATGGAGCCCACCCGGGAACTAGCTTTGCAAATTTTAAATCACTCACGATCGCGTTTGACCCCATTCAAACGTATTCGTCGTATAGAATTCTCGGATTTGCCAAAGACCACGTCGGGCAAAATTCGCCGCGTGGAATTGCGTGTTCGTGAACAAAAACGCGTAGCTGGAAATGAAAAATCACAGTATGAGTTTTGGGAGGAAGATTTCAAAGCAGTCCTGCCAGAGAGTTGGGCTCAGGATGTGCCTTAG
- a CDS encoding regulatory protein RecX, translating to MSDTKTAAKRKIMDLLATREHSEQELRSKLHGKFVDEEDGLEAIEEAISFASEKKWLGDPADHASRLAETLHRRNKGICYINSYLEEKGLPAVETDSALELEKAMAIVMNKFEENYKFSREDKARVGRLLASRGFDSETVRKVIYEKL from the coding sequence ATGTCTGACACCAAAACTGCTGCAAAACGAAAAATCATGGATCTGTTAGCGACCCGTGAACATTCTGAGCAAGAGCTTAGAAGTAAGTTGCACGGCAAGTTTGTGGACGAGGAAGACGGCTTGGAAGCTATTGAGGAAGCTATCTCTTTCGCCAGTGAAAAAAAATGGTTGGGAGATCCCGCAGATCATGCTTCTCGCCTTGCAGAGACGCTTCATCGTCGCAACAAAGGAATTTGTTACATCAATAGCTACCTTGAAGAAAAAGGTCTGCCCGCTGTTGAGACCGATTCGGCGTTGGAACTTGAAAAGGCCATGGCGATTGTCATGAATAAATTTGAAGAAAATTATAAATTTTCTCGAGAAGACAAAGCACGCGTGGGACGCTTGCTGGCTTCGCGAGGATTTGATTCCGAGACCGTGAGAAAGGTTATTTATGAAAAGCTCTGA
- a CDS encoding aspartate kinase — protein MKPLIVQKYGGATLADPEKIKAVSARVANQAKDNSLIVVVSAMGKTTNSLIELAAQISTHPQRREMDMLMSVGERISMSLVSMALNDLGCPAISFTGSQAGIFTDDSHVNAFIKDVKAFRVEEALKTEKVVILAGFQGVSPTTKEITTLGRGGSDTSAVAMAAAFNAERCEILKDVPAVFTADPNIVKTAKPLQELNYDQLMEMTFWGAKVLHYRSVELAKVREVTLYIGPASNKTSDGTLVKKGLNMFESCKALSLNSHETVLEIKSQEKNTAKALKQLQALFEERQIAFPQLLHCEINHDHAEILLTGPQEIMGAVKRELQNQKAFTLNPKDFSTVTLTCTGATSPEIPQKVLEKIDGAQLQAHKLIMSAMSVTVLVDSSSRKQTIESLHALV, from the coding sequence ATGAAGCCCCTAATCGTGCAAAAATACGGCGGAGCCACACTGGCAGATCCGGAAAAGATCAAAGCGGTTTCGGCGCGCGTAGCAAATCAAGCGAAAGATAATTCCCTTATCGTCGTCGTCAGTGCGATGGGAAAAACAACGAATTCACTGATCGAACTTGCAGCCCAAATTTCAACACACCCACAACGCCGCGAAATGGACATGCTTATGAGCGTGGGCGAGCGTATAAGTATGTCGTTGGTTTCAATGGCACTGAACGATTTGGGTTGCCCAGCGATCAGCTTCACAGGAAGCCAAGCGGGAATTTTCACTGATGATTCTCACGTCAATGCTTTTATCAAAGACGTAAAAGCATTTCGCGTGGAAGAGGCGTTGAAAACTGAAAAGGTCGTGATCCTTGCAGGCTTCCAAGGTGTTTCACCAACGACCAAAGAAATCACAACATTGGGTCGTGGCGGTTCCGATACATCGGCCGTAGCGATGGCAGCAGCCTTCAATGCTGAACGCTGCGAAATCCTAAAAGATGTGCCCGCTGTATTTACTGCAGATCCTAATATCGTAAAAACTGCAAAGCCACTTCAAGAGTTGAATTATGATCAGTTAATGGAGATGACTTTCTGGGGTGCCAAAGTTCTCCACTATCGTTCTGTGGAACTTGCAAAAGTTCGCGAAGTCACTTTGTACATCGGCCCCGCTTCCAACAAAACATCTGACGGCACTCTTGTTAAAAAAGGATTGAATATGTTTGAGTCATGCAAAGCTCTTTCACTCAACTCGCACGAAACAGTTTTAGAAATCAAATCCCAAGAAAAAAACACGGCCAAGGCCTTAAAACAGCTACAAGCCCTGTTCGAAGAAAGGCAAATCGCCTTTCCACAACTCTTGCACTGTGAAATCAATCACGATCACGCAGAAATTCTGCTTACAGGCCCCCAAGAAATCATGGGCGCAGTAAAACGCGAACTACAAAACCAAAAAGCTTTCACTCTGAATCCAAAAGATTTCTCCACAGTGACCCTGACATGCACAGGTGCCACATCCCCAGAAATCCCCCAAAAAGTACTGGAAAAAATCGACGGTGCCCAACTCCAAGCCCACAAACTAATCATGAGCGCCATGAGCGTAACAGTCCTAGTAGACTCAAGCTCAAGAAAACAGACGATCGAATCTCTTCACGCCTTGGTTTAA
- a CDS encoding glutathione peroxidase, with protein MEQTFQSFTVKDSAGRDINLEKYKGQVVLVVNVASKCGFTPQYSGLEELYAKFKDQGFVILGFPCNQFGAQEPGTNDEIQQFCSLNYGVQFPVMGKVDVNGKDEAPVFKWLKESAPGFMGTEFIKWNFTKFLIGKDGKVLKRYAPKDEPKDLIKDIQKALA; from the coding sequence ATGGAACAAACTTTTCAGTCCTTCACCGTTAAAGACTCCGCAGGTCGTGACATCAACCTCGAGAAATATAAAGGCCAAGTGGTCCTTGTTGTAAACGTGGCCAGCAAGTGCGGCTTTACTCCCCAATACTCGGGCTTAGAGGAACTTTACGCGAAATTTAAAGATCAAGGTTTTGTGATTCTTGGATTCCCGTGCAATCAGTTCGGCGCCCAAGAGCCAGGTACTAACGACGAAATCCAGCAGTTTTGTTCGCTCAATTACGGAGTGCAATTTCCAGTTATGGGCAAGGTCGATGTGAACGGTAAAGACGAAGCACCCGTATTCAAATGGTTGAAAGAATCAGCGCCGGGTTTCATGGGAACAGAATTTATTAAGTGGAACTTTACAAAATTTTTGATCGGAAAAGATGGAAAAGTTTTGAAACGTTATGCTCCTAAAGATGAGCCAAAAGACTTAATCAAAGACATCCAAAAGGCCCTTGCTTAG
- the recA gene encoding recombinase RecA, with protein sequence MANTTVSDAKANNEKAKALELAVSSIEKQFGKGSIMRLGANDSLVKDVEAISTGALSLDLALGIGGLPKGRIIEIYGPESSGKTTLCLSVIAQAQKKGGVVAFVDAEHALDVNYARKLGVNTEDMLISQPDTGEQALEIVETLVRSGAIDVLVVDSVAALVPRAEIEGDMGDSHVGLQARLMSQALRKLTAAVNRSNTLVIFINQLRMKIGVMFGNPETTTGGNALKFYSSVRLDVRRVGAIKNGEDVTGNRTAVKVVKNKMAPPFTKVEFDLMYGEGISEEGDLLDLAVTAGMVEKSGAWFSINGERMGQGRDAAKNFLKEHPEYMTDLRNKILAKNGIGKLLIDAEGNNGEDHEGTEPMEMPIEDAAPKKEKVKKGKH encoded by the coding sequence ATGGCAAACACTACTGTGTCAGACGCAAAAGCAAACAACGAAAAAGCAAAAGCATTAGAATTGGCTGTTTCATCTATTGAAAAGCAATTCGGTAAAGGTTCAATCATGCGCTTGGGCGCCAACGACTCTTTGGTTAAAGACGTTGAAGCGATCAGCACGGGTGCATTGAGCTTGGACTTAGCTCTTGGTATCGGCGGTCTTCCAAAAGGTCGTATCATTGAAATCTACGGACCTGAATCTTCTGGTAAAACAACTCTTTGCTTGTCTGTTATCGCTCAAGCTCAGAAAAAAGGCGGCGTGGTAGCATTCGTAGATGCTGAGCACGCTTTGGACGTAAACTATGCTCGTAAATTGGGTGTTAACACCGAAGACATGTTGATCTCTCAACCAGATACTGGTGAGCAAGCTCTTGAAATCGTGGAAACTTTGGTTCGCTCTGGCGCGATCGACGTACTTGTTGTCGACTCTGTAGCGGCTTTGGTTCCTCGTGCAGAGATCGAAGGCGACATGGGTGATTCTCACGTAGGTCTTCAAGCTCGTTTGATGTCTCAAGCTCTTCGTAAATTGACAGCAGCTGTGAATCGTTCAAACACGCTTGTTATCTTCATCAACCAACTTCGTATGAAGATCGGTGTGATGTTCGGTAACCCAGAAACTACTACGGGTGGTAACGCGTTGAAATTCTACTCTTCTGTTCGTTTGGATGTACGCCGTGTTGGCGCGATCAAAAACGGTGAGGACGTAACTGGTAACCGTACTGCAGTTAAAGTTGTGAAAAATAAAATGGCTCCTCCGTTCACTAAAGTTGAATTCGACTTGATGTACGGTGAGGGTATTTCTGAAGAAGGTGACTTGCTAGATCTAGCAGTGACTGCGGGCATGGTTGAAAAATCTGGCGCATGGTTCTCCATCAATGGGGAGCGCATGGGTCAAGGCCGCGATGCTGCTAAGAACTTCTTGAAAGAGCACCCAGAATATATGACTGATCTTCGCAATAAGATCTTGGCTAAAAACGGTATCGGTAAACTTTTGATCGATGCTGAAGGTAACAACGGTGAAGACCATGAAGGTACTGAACCAATGGAAATGCCAATTGAAGATGCAGCTCCGAAAAAAGAAAAAGTTAAAAAAGGTAAACACTAA
- a CDS encoding phosphatidylglycerophosphatase A yields the protein MRNFLKKLATFFGVGLSPKAPGTVATVATIPLVLLLNWAGPLIYMAAAVVLLVLGILAAQAYEEDKGGHDHSEIVIDEVVGFLIAMIWLPMTWRAILIGFVLFRVLDITKPLFIGYLDKKIQGGLGVMIDDIAAGIVVSLIMQFLYTHTNWLGSQILVG from the coding sequence ATGAGAAATTTCCTGAAAAAGCTGGCGACATTTTTTGGTGTGGGGCTAAGTCCCAAGGCGCCAGGAACGGTTGCAACTGTTGCAACTATTCCGCTGGTTTTGCTTCTTAATTGGGCAGGTCCGCTGATTTATATGGCGGCTGCAGTTGTTCTATTGGTTTTGGGAATTCTTGCTGCGCAGGCATATGAGGAAGACAAAGGCGGCCATGATCACAGTGAAATTGTGATCGATGAAGTTGTCGGCTTTCTGATTGCGATGATCTGGTTGCCGATGACATGGCGGGCCATTTTAATTGGTTTTGTGCTGTTCAGAGTTCTGGACATTACTAAGCCTTTATTCATAGGATATTTAGATAAGAAGATCCAAGGAGGTCTTGGTGTGATGATTGATGACATTGCCGCAGGTATAGTTGTCAGTCTGATCATGCAGTTTCTTTACACCCACACCAATTGGTTGGGTTCGCAAATTTTGGTCGGTTAA